The segment GAACATCTATGAACTTATAGATTTAGAAGTACAGAAGACAGTGGAGCTGGCTGTAGAAATATAGAACGGTTGAACTCTATAACTTTAGAAATAGAGATTAAAGTTGCATAACTTTTGTACAGAGCACTAGTAGAACTAGAGAGGTGGGTTAGCTGTTGCTGCATAGACAAGAGAGGGACAAAGCCaggatactgtttctcccatcaACTGCTACAGAGATAAAGTGAGCTGTATCTTGATGAAACAATTTGACAGAGCGGTCTGTTTGGGATACTGAGGTTTGCAAAGAGGACGAGGAGAAGTAATTTGGCATTCTCTGTGCTGCTGCCTCCAAAGAGAGGAGTGTGGCAAACTTTGTGGTGAGTGGTGACACAAATCCATTTAAGTTCTGACGCTGAATCAaataaagtgctttgagaggtgGCTTTGACGGGAGAAGACTCTCCTGTCATCACACAGTTCCGGTTGAAAGACTGCACTCAAAGTACTTCAATACCACAGATAAAATAAGAAATTCAGGGTTGTGAAAAACCGGTTGTAAAAGATTTCCCCTTATCAACAGAAATGTCCATGTGCATATCAGAAGTACATCAAAAACCAGGCCCAGATGATATCTCTGTTTCCTCTGACTTTTCTGTACAGTTGGTACGATGTAGACTCAAACAAACGCTGAGGGAAGAACACTTCACAAATGAAGAAGTTCATGCAGATGTTAGATGAAAGAAAATGAACATGGAAAACTATTGACCTGCAAACCGTACTGAGTTGCAGGTACAAGGTGTTGTCCCCTCTTTCGAGTTGAGAGTGGAAGTATCTTGCTGCTAAGCTACAGTCACATTCCTCTGTGTGTTGACGTTAGTCCCTGTCCCTCCTTGTCCCTCCACCCAGTTATATTTAGTGGTGTTAAACCCTCCTGAAATTCAATCTGGTGACTTATGGTGACAAAATGTGCTGTAGGATTTTCCCACCCCATGTCCATCTGAATGGAGAGAGTTGGAGCATACCCTGGACCTCTCTGCTTTATACATAGGAGAATCTAAACTGGTCACAGGGAATCTAAACTAGTTGCTGTGTTGTCCTGACTCATTTCAACAGCTACACAGCTGAGGCTCACAAAGTCAGCTTTGGAATGTTTCGAGGTTAAAAACGACAGTTGAAAAAGTTAGTTAGTAGcacacactaccggtcaaaagtttaagaacacctactcattcaagggtttgtctttttattttttactattttctacattgtagaataatagtgaagacatcaaaactatcaaataacacatatggaatcatgtagtaaccaaaaaagtgttaaacaaaacaagCCCAAACTTGAATCAGTGAAAATAATTTAAGATTGCTGTTCCAGcccgctccccatctaacttgggagaaaatccccaaatccaaatgtgcaaagctggtacagacatacccaagacgactcaaagctggtacagacatacccaagacgactcaaagctggtacagacatacccaagacgactcaaagctggtacagacatacccaagacgactcaaagctggtacagacatacccaagacgactcaaagctggtacagacatacccaagacgactcaaagctggtacagacatacccaagacgactcaaagctggtacagacatacccaagacgactcaaagctggtacagacatacccaagacgactcaaagctggtacagacatacccaagacgactcaaagctggtacagacatacccaagacgactcaaagctggtacagacatacccaagacgactcaaagctggtacagacatacccaagacgactcaaagctggtacagacatacccaagacgactcaaagctggtacagacatacccaagacgactcaaagctggtacagacatacccaagacgactcaaagctggtacagacatacccaagacgactcaaagctgtaatcgccgccaaaggtgcttcttcaagtattgactcaggtgtaaatacttatgtaaataagatattgcTGTATTTCATTTGTAAATTAATTGCCAAaatgtgtgtaaaaaaaaaaacgatttttcactttatcattatgggatattatgtgttgatgtgtgtgacaTTTTTTTACAtcgattttgaattcaggctgtaacacaacaaaatgtggaataaatcaaggggtatgaatactttctgaaggcactgtagtgagGTTTTTGACATTGTGCCATATATTGGCTGTTATAAATGTCTTAGTTCTCAGTGCTGAATAGGTTCCAGTCAGCAGGCCCTTAGGAGGAAATATACTGTACCAGAGATGTTTTGGAAGAACGtacagggagagaaaagggactGTCTAGGAACGATCCATTTCCTCCGATTATGAAATGTTGCAGATGACGTGACTTTGGCAAGCGTCCCATTTTCAGTAAAGCAGCGGTAATATAAAGGTAATCAATTCTGTCATGTAAACAATGGTTATCTGGAGTAATAACATTGGCCATGGCCATAAGTCTGTCATGTAAACAATGGTTATCTGGAGTAATAACATTGGCCATGGCCATAAGTCTGTCATGTAAACAATGGTTATCTGGAGTAATAACATTGGCCATGGCCATAAGTCTGTCATGTAAACAATGGTTATCTGGAGTAATAACATTGGCCATGGCCATAAGTCTGTCATGTAAACAATGGTTATCTGGAGTAATAACATTGGCCATGGCCATAAGTCTGTCATGTAAACAATGGTTATCTGGAGTAATAACATTGGCCATGGCCATAAGTCTGTCATGTATAAATgtcagaggagagaatagggggttGCTCAGATTTCTATTCCCTGTAGAAGATCTAATTTTacactccttcctgtctctcaaccctacctctctctcccccacttttCTTCACTGTGtatgtacctctctctcttcctcccagtctctctctctctctctctctctctctctctctctctctctctctctctctctctctctctctctctctctctctctcatctccctgctcTCTGTTGCCCCTATCTATACTTTTGTCTTGCTGCCCAATTTTCTTTTTTAGGAATGAATTTATTTGTGCCTAGATATTGTTTATTCCAGTCCATATGTCTGCTGCCACTGTACTGTTGTATCCTTTTTGCCAAGTCATTATTGCAAAATAGAAAGTATTCTCATCTtaataacctacctggttaaatagaggtcaTATgttatcagtggtggaaaaagtactcaattgtcatacttgagtaaaagtaaagatgccttaatagaaaatgactcaagaaaaagtgaaagtcacccagtaaaatattactagagtaaaagtctaaaagtatttggttttaaatatactctATATTAAATATAATAGATAAGTATAAAaggtaaatggaattgctaaaatgtaatTAAGTTTACAAAttaaaagtataaaccatttcaaattccttatattaagacaGCACAATTTTATTTGTAGATTTctattgacggatagccaggggcaggcacactccaacactcagacatcatttacagatagccaggggcaggcacactccaacactcagacatcatttacagatagccaggggcaggcacactccaacactcagacatcatttacagatagccaggggcaggcacactccaacactcagacatcatttacagatagccaggggcaggcacactccaacactcagacatcatttacagatagccaggggcaggcacactccaacactcagacatcatttacaaaccaagcattagtccgccagatcagaggcagtagggatgaccagggatgttctcttgataagtgtgtgaattggaccatttttctatcaaaatgtaacaaatacttttggctgtcagggaaaatgtaaaaagtaaaaagtacattattttctttaggaatgtggaGAAGTaaaagttagcaaaaatataaataaagtaaagtacagatacaccaAAAAACATATTTTAGTAAAAAtgtagtatttttacttaagtactttaaacCACTGTATGTTATTGATGATAGTGTTTCCACCAACCGTACATCTGAAGGTGATTAGCATGCATGGATATAATGTATGTCTGGCTTGGAAGATGAGCCAGATGGTCTGCCTTTACCCGATGTATCACTCTCCCACTGGGGGAAAGTTCTATCTGGGACTGGGGGGTTGGTGGGAACAGGACCCATTGATTGTGTAAGGGAAGCCTGGGGGTTATAAAAAGGTCCTAGCTATGCCAGACGTTCCATGCCAGGGAGGATGTGGGTATAAATAATAGGCCATGTGGCAGACATACTctgaggaaagggggagaggggaccCTTCAATCAGAGACCtgtcaggaaggggagaggggacccTTCAATCAGAGACCtgtcaggaaggggagaggggacccTTCAATCAGAGACCtgtcaggaaggggagaggggacccTTCAATCAGAGACCTgacaggaaggggagaggggacccTTCAATCAGAGACCtgtcaggaaggggagaggggacccTTCAATCAGAGACCtgtcaggaagaggagaggggacccTTCAATCAGAGACCtgtcaggaaggggagaggggacccTTCAATCAGAGACCtgtcaggaaggggagaggggacccTTCAATCAGAGACCTGTCAGGAAGAGGGGAGGGTCTGTGTGCGCTTTTCAGAGTATGTTTTTATGTATGGAGTGGACCCTCTGTCATTACCATGAATCATTACTTTCAATCATGACAGGACTGTACAAATTTGGTGAaagagcactctctctctctctctttctctctctcacacacattttccctaaccttaacccgttACCCTGACCATATATAATTTGCATTTAGAACCCACACTTCAGAGCCCCTTACCTTCCTATATGTCTTTtcaaatatgtaggctataattTACCCTCATTATGAAATTCATTAGTCattcagcagatgctcttatccagagcgacttacaggagaaattaagtgccttgctcaagggcacattgaaatatgtttcacctagtcggctctgggattcaaaccagcaacctttcggttaccggcccaatgctcttaactgctaggctacctgccacccaacacTATGAACCTTGTCCGCATTCGCTTGattttacctccctctctctctttgtctctccctacaGACCTTATGGTGAGCTCACCAACTGCACCTACCTGATTGCCCTGAAGATGGACTGTTTCTGGCCCAACCGGCAGGTGGACGAGTTCTTCATCCGCATCCACAAGCACTACTTCCACGACTGCTCCCTGTCGGGACGGCAGCTGCGTGATCCGCCCAACCATATCCTTGGGCCATTCATTGTGGTGCCCATCCTTGTCACGCTGCTCATGACTGCCCTAGTGGTGTGGAGGAGCAAACGCAGCGAAGGCATTGTGTAACCCAGGCCAACCCCAAGCTCCAGGCCCCCAGCCAGGGGAGAAGAGGTCTAGAAGAGGCCCCCTTCACCCTCCACCCAGGACGGAGACAGGTATACATAACGCTGCTGCTTCTACAGAACAGAcatcatggaccaggcaagggaCTGGGAGGACTATCAAAGCCTGTATCaaggacaacattatagaccaTCTATGTTACTGTCACTCTGTTGGGAGTTGACACTGAGCTACAGCCACAGGATATAGGAAAGGACACAGACTACAAGATGAGGATTTATAGAACTACACTGATTATAACCTGCAGGAGGACTTGTTTAAAAATGGAGTGTCTGCTTTCATTACCCTTTATCTGCAAATTCAATCTAGATGGAGAATCACAAGCTGTTAGCCATGAAGGACAGATGGAGTCTGATTGGTTTGAAGGACTTCCTGGGCACATGAGGTAATTTCCTGTGCAGTGAGTTGGGATACTTTGGCACCGCTCCTGAAGTGGACTTTTGACAGTCAGTCACCGATTGGTTGATAGATAGGATGATGCTAGGATGATGCCATCATCTCTGTGCTTTATGGATAATGTCTGTGCACTCTATACTCACCTCATAAACACTGTCTGGATCCAACATCCCCTGTACCTGCACCTGTCCCTATCCTTGCTGCTTTCCctgccctgtccctgtctctaacAGTCAGAACCAACATATTTCTACAATTGCCCTTCAAATCCTTACTTTGGCATTGTGCGCTGTAAGTAatcaaaataatatttaaaaaatcaaattTTCCATGAATAGAAAGTGAATATGAAAAGGAGATGATTAAAAATGACTGATGTGTGTGAGACAACATACTGTGCAAATGCTGATTAGGGGGGCGTGGTATGATTGCTAGTCAGCCTATTGCAGATCTGGACAAATGATCCACCAACCACTATTATCCCTATGAATGGTTGATACAGGGCAGGAAAGGTCTACCCCCGCCCCTTGCAAATTTTGAATGTGTACAACAAACTTGGATTAAAACAAAGACGTGTCATTGTGAATCAGTTGCTTTGTAAAAACAGTCTCCGGAACTTTGATGACTAGTAagtcttttttttttactcacgCTTTTGGCTGTAtatgtcaatgtgtagttcatacatgcagaATTACTGTCTTACCTCAATGAGCCACggaatccctagtttgaaagaaAATGTTTTATGGAAGATGTGTGGAGCCATTTTCCCTACATTTCCCCCCAcgtgggccagccccctagcaattaCAGTTCTAGCCAGTGTTTCGTCAGCCCCtcaccatttgagtgacagctgcacacacagcagagcgaGGGCGAAagcaatgacgtggtgcacatatctgcacatatGTGACGCAGTACGCAATTTTCAaggaccacttttggctcgtgagTGCTATTTTCAGAACTGCTTGCTAAAAAGTACACAAAGTACAGGAGAATCTCTAAACAGTGATTTTGTATGATGACTCTTCTCTGTGTAGCCACACTAGGCTTAAGGTTAGTAGATTGTTTAGTAAGTTACTGACAAACTGTCATGTCTGTGTAACAGCAGTGTTGAAGATTGGTCCCTTTATTGGGTCCTTAGCAAGGCTAATGGCATCATCACCCGATAGGGACATAACCTTTAAGAGCAGAGTATCCTGCTTATGGAATTTTCTGACATACTCTTTATCTTATTAGTACTGAGAGGTAAATTGTCTGTGTGTCCAGCTGCTTTTCTAATTGCCTTTATATTACCATGGCTGAGACCCGGCTTTGCCGTCTGAAAGACCTGAACTCCCAAAGCCCCCATAGCTACCAGTTTACTCCTATTCACAGGGAAATACTCTAATCTCAGCGACATTTCAACACAGACTTCAAAGCAATTTGATTTGCTTTAAGAGATTTAATAACTTTATTGGTCCTCTGCTCAGCTCCCGTATTCAAAACCCTCCCCTTCATTATGAGTCTTGTCAAGCTCGTATGTAGAACATAGTGTACTCTGGGAAACACGGTAAGAGGGTTTAGGGTTTcccaggatgatggtgttgatgtgagacatGACCTGTCTTTCAAgtcacttcatggctaccaacatgagtgctacagggcggtagtcatttaggcaggttacctttgctttcttgggcacagggactatggtggtctgcttgaaacatgtaggtattacagactcggtcagggagaggttgaaaatgtctgtgCATGCTcgaagtacacgtcctggtaatccgtctggccctgcgaccttgtgaatgttgaactgtttaaaggtcttgctcacatcgggtatggagagcgtgatcacaaactcatccggaacagctggtgctctcatgcatgcttcagtgttgcttgcctcgaagtgagcataaaaggcatttagctcgtctggtaggtttGTGTTAATGGGCCGCTcgcatctgggtttccctttgtagtctgtaatagttttcaagccctgcaaCATCCGACCAGCGTCAGAGCcgatgtagtaggattcaatcttagtcctgtattgaggcTTCGCCTGTTTGATgatgtctgagggcatagcgggatctcttataagcatccggattagtgtcccactccttgaaagtggcagctgtagcctttagctcggtgtggGTATTacctgtaattcatggcttctggttgagatTTGTACACACGGTCACTGTGGggtgacgtcatcgatgcacttctTGATGAAGCAGGTGACTGAGGTGgcatactcctcaatgccattggatgaatcccggaacatattccagtctgtgctagcaaaacagtcctgtagagtagcatccacatcatctgacaacttctgtattgagcaagtcactggtactttctgctttagttttgtttgtaagcaggatttactaaatggagggcgagggagagctttgtatgcgtctctgtgtctgGAGTAAAAATGGCCTAGAGTTTTTTTtgtcctctggttgcacatgtgacacgCTGGTAGAAATGAGGAACCTTAGCTGAATTAAACATGGCAGATTCTCATGCATATATTATGTAATTTACAACTGATCAATAAAACAAAGAAAGCTTGAGGAAAGGACTATGGGAAGTCCTGTGGGTTGGGATTGAGGTTAGTAGTGTAAATGCAATTACATTTACAGAATGTTAAACAGTGCAGTGTCTCATGACAGAGCTGGTACAGAGCTGACAGGACTGTGGGATTTCAGTGTGCTTTATTTTCCCTGCTTGTGGCGTGTTCCTGTTTCCCCACAGTAGTTCTGCAACCAGGGCAaacctccatctcttcctctttcctctccatctctctgttctcttgctctcttctccctctccccttctctccctcctctcttttccctccctctctccctcctctcccttgtctctTTCTTCATATCTCCCTTAGAGTTTCATGAACTTGTCAGGTCTCCCTTGTTGTGTTAGCCAGAAGGACAAAGTCATAATATCATAATGCCACACACCAGCTACTGTCGTTAGATCGCTAACACTGAACCGGTTATGAAATCATTAAGAAAGGATAGGTGAGCAATGGAACATATGGTGGTAGGCTATGTCCAGGGTTGGGttggttactttctaaatgtaatccattacagttatTAGTTATCTgtcaaattgtaatcagtaacgtttGGATTActcaaactcagtaacgtaatcagATTaccttccccttaagaggcaCAGGTTAGTTGCTGGCACagtcacaaagtcataaaatctgattttaaacctaaccttaaattaagaccaaaaatatttagtttgttttcaattttgactttgcagttGGCCCATCTAGCGTAAATCATCAGTTCTCCCTCAAGGACAAGACTCATCCCCCCAAAAAACGTAAATCTGCTTAATAAGAGGCATTAGAAGCAGACAAAAATGAATATTACTGAACAATtattgaacgacatctattgcagaATAGATCAATGTTAGaatttacatagctggccataaatGGATGTTGCATTTTACTTTGTGGGTTGGTTTTGTAGGATTATTCTAACCCATTGCTTCGTACTACAGATAATAATAAAATGATGATATATCTTTACAtaagaaaaaaaaacagtctGTCAGATTACCAGTCATTTCAATTAATGTAATACCCCTTGATCTGAAAGAATAGTACTCGGAAATATGGAAATATAGATTAATAAATTAGTTCTACTTGAGTATAAAAACTAAGGACTAATTATCCTacttatgattttgttgtcatggaggactgattgggttGATTGCTTCTAGTTGCAAAATGCTGCTCTCGGGATATCCTACACTGAGCACTACCCGAAAGTGCTATTTGCATGTAAGAAATGTATTCCATATGCTGAATTTCAGACTATTGTTTGCGTttctgctggtgacactgatcATTTGAAGCTGTTTAAGTctatgtaaagtgtgtgtgtttgagcacatGTCGTTAGGCCTatggacatttaaaaaaaaatcagcatgaattagattgaccaataaaagccccacttgtGGTATTCTTAAATGAAACTCGTTTTGACAGTATGGAGCACAATACCACAGAGGAGGTTAGAAGGGAGGAACTTTTATTCCATAGACTGGGATCCGCACTCTgcagctgttgcaaaagcataTTTTTCCCTGGTTGTCCACTGGCCTGGGGCATACTCATTAtgccgattctgttgcaaaacgttttttaAACGCAACAAAACGTTTGCTCTGTTTGCTTCCATTTGGTTCTTAAACGGTACATGGTTaccgtaatgaatacacccttgGTCGCAAAACCAATTATAATAGGTAGCTTAAACTTCttcaattcaaccattattgggttaaaatacacatATACATGTGTGAACAGTCATCCACACCAACCACAATCCATACAACtctaaatagctaaatgagagagcagcagtgtgattcacatcaatgcgctatgtagccTAGATATTAATAATAAGTGGCATGGGTATCAACCTTTTAGGCTACACCACTGCTATCATCCTTACCTCCAGGTAGAGGTCTGTGCAGGACTCCTTTATTCATCCCGTCCCCAACTGCAGCAGTACCAGGCTTTCTGCACGAATCCCACCTGCAAGAACTGGTCAAGAAACCCAACCGCAGTCCCACATTGTTATTGTAGCGCATGGGATGACGCAGCTCACTTGCCAGCCTTGGTCGTAGCAATTTTGACAGAGATTCTCACGTGGATCATTATATTAGGCTATAGGTATTACTGCACCATATCAGCAAATGGGCTAGACAGTTTGGAGACAGCTGAGTTGAAGAGACTTATTCTCTTGAGTTATCTTTTATAGCCTACCGAAgtcagaagtcagggcattcatacttatTGCGCTTTGCCGAGCAGcacagagctgttgtgaaggaagttgtcaaggaagtgagttctGTGTTTATATAGGGACCTCCTGCCCTCACCTTCCAACAACAAATCATGTCAACGTAGAGCTATACCGAGTCCTCTGCATTACAACATATGAGATGTGCACAGCTATGCGGCATggagctcaatttggcctctgcatgTCTCCAGAGGCACTGCAGTTGCATCACACCATCCATAAGGCGCCTTCGACCGCATTTTCGGATCAGGCATAAATAGGCTCTTAGGAGTGGGACGTTTTTCAGACAAAGACAAATATGGGTGATcgatatgtatttatttattctagGCAATGTAGAAATAGCCTAATTATTTAGGAAGTACATTCCCTTGGAAAGATAAATGCCCCATGCTTCTCCACACATGCATAGGCAGCCTAGTCTATTCAGTGGCAACCCTCATTCAGGCCCCACTTTTTTTGAGgggggggcttgcctgttttgcatgttattttggcattaatatgtgtcacatatcagttttcaaacaatgtaaaaatatatatatatatcattgcactaataaagctgcatacaaacatggtctttttattgttttcttgagtaaggcaactccaaaatgcaggtgtttcagcctagctcagtgctttctgtggtggtggggcaagccagcagaaaatacggagcaTTGCACAGTTATtttctcagtgttctgtcactcatggggacactacgtcaccacaAAGTCTAAGAGGAGACCTTGAAAATTCTAGCCTTTTTGGTGCTGCCATAAAGTTACATTAGAAGAGCCcctccaagaaggctcaaggtcattggtcacagataaaattaagtcaaatcacgttatatctacagtagctttgattggactgttcatgttaacatcatactttcaaaatcttaactAGCactcatcatcatgaatcaaagtcgacaatctactggcaaatcctttttaatccttgtcatatgaagacaaACAAtggagaaattatagataaaatgtattggTGTTAATCGGCCTTTGGACATAAaaaacaagttggaaatcacaaattcaacgAGTGgcttggaaggaatcagtgacagtggctgcctggtcccaaatctgggattaaggAGCTCTTTTCCaaatttaaaatgataaacattcaacattgtcTATAGAAAAGTTTGTGGTCATATGCACATCCTTAAAAACATAGGTGCTGGGCTAATAAAGAATACTGGTATAGAACAAGAAGGCCCGCACACTGTTAAAGCTCCCAATCTACCACTTTATTGACAACGTTTCCATCCAAAACGGATTTTCGTCTCGTCAAACACACTGAGTGTTCACATTCCAAAATATACACATTTCACCTCACATGACCATTGCAGACATGACACATGGTGGGCACAAGATACTCTTGGATATCTCTAATAATGAAATAACAATGAGATGGGTGCATGTAATAGTTACAGAAcataatatatatttacaaaatgaCCAAGTGGGTAACCTGGAAGGCAAGACAAATCAAAGTGAAGTAACATATTCAGGTAAGAAATGGTCTGATATCGAACTCTTGATTCAGACCTCTAGGAGACATGGTACACGAACTGTGAATCCAATACAATTCTCCTCTCAATAATAGATTATCAGTATCTCTGCCCCGCCTAGGATTCTTAACATGTGTGATGCCAATGTATCTCAAAGAGCTAATGTTGTGACGAGCCTCCATGAAATGCGCAGCCACAGGGCATtctgctcaaaacaactgttaactcagaACTGCAAAAAcatgacttcagtgagttcaagacaactgggaagtcgGGAATAAACAAGGTCTGattgggaaaatacgttttgaatggtcgtccaactcggaattgtaaatccggcctccagttgttttgaaagcaccataaatccagaaaatGCCAGAGATTGATGTgttgacaaaatttgcccatgaTGGACCGCCGtgtcaccttcctgttcaagtgagcacagcataacaagataagtccaaaaatgtacagtggttcctcctttaaaagttgtcaTACTGCGGCACACCTTGCGTGCTGCCGCAGCGTTCTGTGGCACGTCATTTAATTGTCAGACGTTTTTTTTGTTactgcaagttattgctagtttAACCACAAGAGgtcatctttgagaagcatttgatagtattctgtattggcattaccagagaatttaaaaccttttttgtaataacatagttTATGGAATTGATTTTAATAAAgttacactcgttgtgaatccagccaacaagtcagatttttaaaatgcttttcggcgaaagcatgagaagctattatctgatagcatgcaacacccctaaagacccgcaggggatgtaaacaaaataattagcatagtcggcgctacacaaaatgcagaaataaaatataaaacattcattacctttgacgatcttctttgttggcactcctagatgtcccataaacatcactattgggtctttttccgattaaatcggtccatatatagcctagatatcgatctatgaagactgtgtgatcaaggaaaaaaacagcgttttataacgcaatgtcattttttaaaattaaaaaagtcgacgataaactttcacaaaacacttcgaaatacttttgtaatgcaactaggtattagtaaacgctaataatcgatcaaattgatcacagggcgatgtatattctatagctctacgtcttgaaataatgtccggataaatctcaaccaaaatgtCCG is part of the Oncorhynchus gorbuscha isolate QuinsamMale2020 ecotype Even-year linkage group LG09, OgorEven_v1.0, whole genome shotgun sequence genome and harbors:
- the LOC124043954 gene encoding receptor activity-modifying protein 1-like yields the protein MASETTPVLSKQVLLWLVVACQSVSVMACGGTYEYAIEEFCLGKFRLDMEELDQHHWCSWEDTVEPYGELTNCTYLIALKMDCFWPNRQVDEFFIRIHKHYFHDCSLSGRQLRDPPNHILGPFIVVPILVTLLMTALVVWRSKRSEGIV